Within the Magnetospirillum sp. ME-1 genome, the region GTTGCCATGGGAGCCTCTCGCAAAGAGCGCAAATGCTTGGTTTCCCTATCATGCGTCAGGTTCTGACATTTGTTAACCCCGAGACATGGCGCTATAATCGTCTTGTAAACGGTGAGGATCGCATGCGCGGGTTGGTGTTGGCCTTGTTGGTGGGATCTGTGACCGGCGTCGCCGCCTGGGTCTGGTGGCCCCGCGGCTACGGCATCAATCCCCAGGACGCGAGGCAGGTGGCCCTGGGCTACGACCTGTACAACCTGCATTGCGCCTCGTGCCACGGCCATGACCTCAAGGGCGAGCCCGAGTGGCAGACCCGCAAAGCGAACGGCGAGCTTCCCGCGCCGCCCCACGATGCTTCCGGCCATACCTGGCATCATCCCGAGGATCAGCTGTTCGCCATCATCAAGCACGGCATGGCCCGTTTCGCCCCGCCCGGCTACAAGACGGCCA harbors:
- a CDS encoding c-type cytochrome — its product is MRGLVLALLVGSVTGVAAWVWWPRGYGINPQDARQVALGYDLYNLHCASCHGHDLKGEPEWQTRKANGELPAPPHDASGHTWHHPEDQLFAIIKHGMARFAPPGYKTAMPSFVGSLSDAEIKAVLSYIESTWPAEIQERRAAMLKH